A portion of the Enterobacter sp. SA187 genome contains these proteins:
- a CDS encoding YifB family Mg chelatase-like AAA ATPase, giving the protein MSLSVIYTRAALGVTAPLITVEVHLSNGLPGLTMVGLPETTVKEARDRVRSAIINSGYQFPARKITINLAPADLPKEGGRYDLPIAVALLAASEQLTTAMLSQYEFVGELALTGALRGVPGAISAAMEAIKAGRKIIVAADNEAEVSLLGSSDCLVAGHLLEVCAFLEGKTTLRHPEQTINDEFPTESDLSDVIGQDQGKRALEVTAAGGHNLLLIGPPGTGKTMLASRLTGILPPLNNQEALESAAILSLVNAAVLKKHWRRRPFRSPHHSASLTAMVGGGTIPAPGEISLAHNGILFLDELPEFERRVLDALREPVESGQIHISRTRAKVTYPASFQLIAAMNPSPTGHYQGNHNRSTPEQTLRYLGKLSGPFLDRFDLSLEIPLPPPGVLSQASGQGERSESVRARVVSARERQYARQQKLNSRLESGEMREYCQLSAGDAHWLEETLTLLGLSVRAWQRLLKVARTLADLEEQKSIQRRHLQEALSYRAIDRLLIHLQKMLG; this is encoded by the coding sequence ATGTCATTGTCAGTTATCTACACACGCGCAGCATTAGGGGTGACGGCACCGCTGATTACGGTGGAAGTGCATCTCAGCAATGGGCTTCCCGGCCTGACGATGGTGGGGCTGCCGGAAACCACGGTGAAGGAGGCGCGCGATCGGGTACGCAGCGCAATCATTAACAGTGGTTATCAGTTCCCCGCACGGAAGATCACTATTAACCTTGCGCCCGCCGATCTGCCCAAGGAAGGCGGACGATATGATTTACCTATCGCTGTCGCGCTTCTGGCGGCTTCTGAGCAGCTTACGACCGCTATGCTGAGCCAGTATGAGTTTGTAGGAGAACTGGCGCTTACAGGCGCGCTGCGTGGCGTTCCCGGCGCAATTTCCGCCGCGATGGAGGCTATCAAAGCGGGCAGGAAGATTATTGTCGCTGCTGATAACGAAGCTGAAGTGAGCTTACTCGGCTCATCAGATTGCCTGGTTGCCGGACATTTACTGGAGGTTTGTGCTTTTCTGGAAGGGAAAACTACTCTCCGCCATCCTGAACAGACCATTAATGACGAATTCCCGACAGAGAGCGATCTCAGCGACGTCATCGGTCAGGATCAGGGGAAGCGTGCGCTGGAAGTGACAGCTGCGGGCGGTCATAATTTGCTGCTGATTGGCCCGCCTGGTACAGGCAAAACCATGCTCGCCAGCCGCCTTACCGGGATCCTGCCGCCGCTCAATAATCAAGAAGCCCTGGAAAGCGCGGCTATTCTGAGCCTGGTCAATGCTGCGGTCCTTAAAAAACACTGGCGGCGCAGGCCTTTCCGCTCCCCCCATCACAGCGCGTCATTAACAGCGATGGTGGGCGGCGGGACGATCCCTGCTCCGGGCGAGATCTCGCTTGCTCATAACGGCATTTTATTTCTCGATGAATTACCGGAGTTTGAGCGCCGGGTACTGGATGCACTGCGGGAGCCGGTTGAATCCGGTCAGATTCATATTTCGCGCACGCGGGCCAAAGTGACCTATCCCGCCAGCTTTCAACTCATAGCTGCGATGAATCCCAGCCCGACCGGTCATTATCAGGGGAACCATAACCGCTCAACGCCGGAGCAGACGCTGCGTTATTTGGGCAAATTGTCGGGGCCTTTTCTTGATCGTTTTGACCTGTCGCTGGAGATCCCGCTACCGCCGCCCGGCGTGCTGAGCCAGGCAAGCGGTCAGGGCGAACGCAGCGAAAGCGTGCGTGCCAGAGTGGTGAGCGCGCGTGAACGTCAGTACGCTCGCCAGCAGAAGCTGAACAGCCGCCTGGAAAGTGGTGAAATGCGGGAATATTGCCAGTTGAGCGCCGGGGATGCGCACTGGCTGGAAGAGACGCTTACGCTGCTGGGGCTGTCGGTACGGGCATGGCAGCGCCTGTTAAAGGTAGCGCGTACGCTCGCGGATCTTGAGGAGCAGAAAAGTATTCAGCGGCGGCATTTACAGGAAGCGCTAAGCTATCGCGCCATTGACCGGTTACTTATCCATTTACAAAAGATGCTGGGTTAG